From Vitis vinifera cultivar Pinot Noir 40024 chromosome 14, ASM3070453v1, a single genomic window includes:
- the LOC100253235 gene encoding uncharacterized protein LOC100253235 encodes MANWELKNCCKHDQVVFLATIGVFTVVILLLWRTFLLTPFKLITVFLHEASHAIACKLTCGQVEGIQVNADEGGVTQTRGGVYWLILPAGYLGSSFWGMVFILASTNLLTSRIAAGCFAVALIVVLFIAKNWTLRGLCIGFIIFLAIIWVLQETTKVRILRFFILFMGVMNSLFSVYDIYDDLISRRVHSSDAEKFAEICPCPCNGVGWGVIWGMISFIFLAAAMYLGLVILS; translated from the exons ATGGCCAATTGGGAGCTCAAGAACTGCTGTAAGCACGATCAAGTCGTCTTCCTTGCGACCATCGGTGTCTTCACTGTTGTCATCCTACTG CTATGGAGGACATTCTTGCTGACTCCATTTAAGCTCATCACTGTATTTCttcatgaagcaagtcatgCAATCGCTTGTAAGCTTACATGTGGTCAG GTGGAGGGGATCCAGGTTAATGCAGATGAGGGTGGGGTGACACAAACAAGGGGTGGTGTATATTGGTTGATCTTGCCTGCTGGAT ATCTTGGCTCATCATTTTGGGGAATGGTTTTCATATTAGCATCTACAAATCTTCTCACTTCAAGAATTGCTGCTGGCTGTTTTGCTGTTGCTCTGATTGTGGTGCTTTTCATTGCTAAAAAT TGGACACTTCGAGGACTATGCATTG gattcattatttttcttgcAATAATTTGGGTTTTGCAAGAAACAACTAAAGTTCGTATTCTTCGGTTCTTCATTCTCTTCATGG GTGTAATGAACAGTTTATTCTCAGTTTATG ACATATACGATGACCTAATATCTCGAAGAGTTCACTCCAGTGATGCTGAGAAGTTTGCTGAAATTTGCCCCTGCCCTTGTAATGGTGTTGGTTGGGGAGTTATTTG GGGAATGATATCATTTATATTCCTTGCTGCAGCCATGTACCTTGGACTTGTCATCTTATCTTGA
- the LOC100258368 gene encoding elongator complex protein 5 isoform X2, which produces MAESICRNLRDGALEGEHAPALSIKDSIATPFGSDVFNYVLTKLSSNILAGKSQSKGIVLVAFSRSPSFYVDFLKTNGIDLVSAKKWISILDCYTDPLGWKDSLKGPLDTENFSLKDPIEAVLFRHVRNLDLLLSAIIEMGEALARQGKGRFSVSIDSVTEMLRHASLSSVANLLSKVRSHDRISSTFWLLHSDLHEIRAIAALEYLSSMVGSLEPMNLSLNGQRGDLEKLSLLEQNSRKGKFHVRFKRRNGRVRVMCEDFHIKQSGINFTPVSSEEGIINQGLLPKLSEKERIDRAKVVLPFEHQGNGEPMHIYDGRRSLSEGKDEKASVLSENLQTNENSGKGEIIYFRDSDDEMPDSDEDPDDDLDI; this is translated from the exons ATGGCGGAATCGATTTGCAGAAATCTTCGAGACGGTGCATTAGAAGGGGAACATGCACCAGCTCTCTCAATAAAGGATTCGATAGCCACACCTTTCGGTTCCGACGTCTTCAATTACGTTTTAACCAAACTTTCTTCCAACATTTTGGCTGGGAAATCTCAATCTAA AGGTATCGTGCTTGTTGCGTTTTCTCGGAGTCCTTCTTTCTATGTGGATTTTCTGAAGACGAATGGAATTGACCTCGTTTCGGCGAAAAAATG GATTTCGATTCTGGATTGTTATACAGATCCTCTTGGTTGGAAGGATTCCCTTAAAGGGCCATTGGACACTGAGAATTTCTCCTTGAAAGATCCAATTGAGGCTGTTCTTTTCAGACATGTGAGGAATCTGGATTTATTGTTATCTGCCATAATTGAAATGGGGGAAG CATTGGCTAGGCAAGGAAAAGGGAGATTCTCTGTTTCTATAGATTCG GTAACTGAGATGTTAAGACATGCATCATTGTCATCAGTTGCAAACCTTTTAAGCAAAGTTCGCAGCCATG ATCGAATTTCTAGTACCTTTTGGTTGTTACATTCAGACCTTCATGAAATCAGGGCCATTGCTGCTCTCGAGTACCTGTCATCTATGGTTGGCAGTTTAGAACCAATGAATCTATCTTTAAATGGTCAAAGAGGCGATTTGGAGAAGCTCTCTTTGCTTGAACAGAAttcaaggaaaggaaaatttcatgtGCGATTTAAGCGTAGAAATGGACGAGTTAGAGTAATG TGTGAGGACTTTCATATCAAGCAATCAGGCATCAACTTTACACCAGTTTCTTCTGAAGAGGGAATAATAAATCAAGGCCTTCTACCAAAG CTGTCAGAGAAGGAGCGAATTGATAGGGCCAAGGTTGTACTTCCATTTGAGCACCAAG GAAATGGAGAACCCATGCACATTTATGATGGGCGAAGGTCACTTTCCGAGGGAAAAGATGAGAAAGCATCTGTATTGTCCGAGAATTTGCAGACAAATGAGAATTCTGGAAAGGGTGAGATAATATATTTTCGTGACTCAGATGATGAGATGCCAGATTCTGATGAGGATCCTGATGATGATTTGGATATATAG
- the LOC100258368 gene encoding elongator complex protein 5 isoform X1, whose product MAESICRNLRDGALEGEHAPALSIKDSIATPFGSDVFNYVLTKLSSNILAGKSQSKGIVLVAFSRSPSFYVDFLKTNGIDLVSAKKWISILDCYTDPLGWKDSLKGPLDTENFSLKDPIEAVLFRHVRNLDLLLSAIIEMGEALARQGKGRFSVSIDSVTEMLRHASLSSVANLLSKVRSHDRISSTFWLLHSDLHEIRAIAALEYLSSMVGSLEPMNLSLNGQRGDLEKLSLLEQNSRKGKFHVRFKRRNGRVRVMCEDFHIKQSGINFTPVSSEEGIINQGLLPKVQFNLQLSEKERIDRAKVVLPFEHQGNGEPMHIYDGRRSLSEGKDEKASVLSENLQTNENSGKGEIIYFRDSDDEMPDSDEDPDDDLDI is encoded by the exons ATGGCGGAATCGATTTGCAGAAATCTTCGAGACGGTGCATTAGAAGGGGAACATGCACCAGCTCTCTCAATAAAGGATTCGATAGCCACACCTTTCGGTTCCGACGTCTTCAATTACGTTTTAACCAAACTTTCTTCCAACATTTTGGCTGGGAAATCTCAATCTAA AGGTATCGTGCTTGTTGCGTTTTCTCGGAGTCCTTCTTTCTATGTGGATTTTCTGAAGACGAATGGAATTGACCTCGTTTCGGCGAAAAAATG GATTTCGATTCTGGATTGTTATACAGATCCTCTTGGTTGGAAGGATTCCCTTAAAGGGCCATTGGACACTGAGAATTTCTCCTTGAAAGATCCAATTGAGGCTGTTCTTTTCAGACATGTGAGGAATCTGGATTTATTGTTATCTGCCATAATTGAAATGGGGGAAG CATTGGCTAGGCAAGGAAAAGGGAGATTCTCTGTTTCTATAGATTCG GTAACTGAGATGTTAAGACATGCATCATTGTCATCAGTTGCAAACCTTTTAAGCAAAGTTCGCAGCCATG ATCGAATTTCTAGTACCTTTTGGTTGTTACATTCAGACCTTCATGAAATCAGGGCCATTGCTGCTCTCGAGTACCTGTCATCTATGGTTGGCAGTTTAGAACCAATGAATCTATCTTTAAATGGTCAAAGAGGCGATTTGGAGAAGCTCTCTTTGCTTGAACAGAAttcaaggaaaggaaaatttcatgtGCGATTTAAGCGTAGAAATGGACGAGTTAGAGTAATG TGTGAGGACTTTCATATCAAGCAATCAGGCATCAACTTTACACCAGTTTCTTCTGAAGAGGGAATAATAAATCAAGGCCTTCTACCAAAG GTGCAGTTCAATCTACAGCTGTCAGAGAAGGAGCGAATTGATAGGGCCAAGGTTGTACTTCCATTTGAGCACCAAG GAAATGGAGAACCCATGCACATTTATGATGGGCGAAGGTCACTTTCCGAGGGAAAAGATGAGAAAGCATCTGTATTGTCCGAGAATTTGCAGACAAATGAGAATTCTGGAAAGGGTGAGATAATATATTTTCGTGACTCAGATGATGAGATGCCAGATTCTGATGAGGATCCTGATGATGATTTGGATATATAG